A single genomic interval of Terriglobus albidus harbors:
- a CDS encoding helix-turn-helix domain-containing protein, producing MKPVSLDAYIPQTLLRDLVGHDRKPAAFLIYLWLYAEQQRNGESVAISYAALAEETGLSRSAAQTAVGWLRKRKLLAVKQESVTATPVYTVQMPWRR from the coding sequence ATGAAACCGGTCTCACTTGACGCTTACATTCCGCAGACGTTGCTCCGTGATCTGGTTGGGCATGACCGGAAGCCGGCGGCGTTTCTGATCTATCTGTGGCTGTATGCGGAGCAGCAGCGGAACGGTGAGTCGGTTGCCATCAGTTATGCAGCTTTAGCCGAGGAGACGGGGCTTTCGCGTTCGGCGGCGCAGACAGCAGTGGGCTGGCTGCGGAAGCGGAAGTTGCTGGCGGTGAAGCAGGAGAGCGTGACGGCGACTCCGGTGTATACGGTGCAGATGCCTTGGAGACGGTAG